From one Rhizobium rosettiformans genomic stretch:
- the flgK gene encoding flagellar hook-associated protein FlgK, with amino-acid sequence MSLASSLNTANSIFRNTSQQTSVISTNIANTGNENYVRRDAVVTQTVYGFSTVQNERSQQMALLRQMSSSTAQQSAQSTLLDGLTTLSNALGGNDKELSPSNYLANLQSSLQAFAAAPGEYALASTVVTDAIDVVNSLNNTTKTTQKLREDTDAQMFQQVESLNKLLAEFKIVNDTVVRQTATGGNADDYLDRRDTLLKEISKIVGVTVNMRDNSDMVLYTYDGTTLFETEPREVSFARTFTYDPTVSGNAIYIDGTAVRAGVGGNTDGQGSLASLVQIRDVIAPTFQTQLDEIARGLIEAFQEADIGGGGELPGLFTWPTGTVPLTGTVEPGLAALIQVNPAVRSDSGGDPMLIRDGGINGAAYVQNVDGSSGFTALINSYVDELAANRDFSSDADLKTSASVLSFASNSIGWLEELRSNATTANENKQALYERTFQTYSSKTAVSLDEELSMLLDVEQSYKAAAKLVSTVDEMLKAVMDMVR; translated from the coding sequence ATGTCGCTTGCATCGTCACTGAATACGGCCAATTCGATTTTCCGGAATACGTCCCAGCAGACGTCCGTAATCTCGACGAACATCGCCAACACCGGCAACGAAAACTACGTTCGCCGTGACGCGGTGGTCACACAGACCGTTTACGGTTTCTCGACGGTGCAGAACGAGCGGTCGCAGCAGATGGCTCTGCTGCGCCAGATGTCTTCATCGACAGCGCAGCAGAGTGCGCAGTCGACCCTTCTGGACGGTCTGACCACGCTCTCCAACGCGCTTGGCGGCAACGACAAGGAGTTGTCACCCTCCAACTATCTCGCGAACCTGCAGAGCAGCCTGCAGGCTTTCGCTGCGGCTCCAGGGGAATACGCGCTCGCCTCTACGGTCGTGACGGATGCGATAGACGTCGTCAATTCGCTGAACAACACGACGAAGACGACGCAGAAACTGCGTGAAGATACCGATGCGCAGATGTTTCAGCAGGTCGAGTCGCTGAACAAGCTGCTCGCCGAGTTCAAGATCGTCAACGACACGGTCGTGCGTCAGACGGCGACCGGCGGCAATGCCGACGACTATCTCGACCGGCGCGACACGCTCCTCAAGGAGATCTCGAAGATCGTCGGCGTCACCGTGAACATGCGCGATAACAGCGACATGGTTCTTTACACCTACGATGGCACGACGCTGTTCGAGACGGAACCGCGCGAAGTCAGCTTCGCGCGCACCTTTACCTATGACCCGACAGTCTCCGGCAATGCGATCTACATCGACGGCACTGCAGTTCGTGCTGGCGTCGGCGGCAATACCGACGGTCAGGGTTCGCTGGCTTCCCTCGTGCAGATCCGCGACGTCATTGCGCCAACCTTCCAGACCCAGCTCGATGAAATCGCGCGTGGCCTGATCGAAGCCTTCCAGGAAGCCGACATCGGCGGCGGCGGCGAACTGCCTGGCCTGTTTACTTGGCCGACCGGCACCGTTCCCCTGACCGGAACGGTAGAGCCTGGACTGGCTGCCCTCATTCAAGTCAATCCGGCCGTCCGCTCGGATTCCGGCGGCGATCCCATGCTGATACGTGACGGTGGCATCAATGGCGCTGCCTACGTGCAGAACGTTGATGGATCCTCGGGTTTCACCGCTCTGATCAACAGCTATGTCGACGAACTCGCCGCCAATCGCGACTTCTCCTCCGACGCCGACCTGAAGACCAGTGCAAGTGTGCTGTCCTTCGCCAGCAACTCGATCGGCTGGCTCGAAGAACTGCGCTCGAATGCGACGACGGCGAACGAAAACAAGCAGGCGCTCTACGAGCGTACCTTCCAGACTTACTCCTCCAAGACGGCGGTCAGTCTCGACGAAGAACTCTCAATGCTTCTCGATGTCGAACAGTCCTACAAGGCCGCAGCCAAGCTCGTATCGACCGTCGATGAGATGCTGAAGGCAGTCATGGATATGGTGAGGTAA
- a CDS encoding flagellar hook-associated family protein: MRLTIRQAQNELLKSQQEVSTGFYADIGAELGSRTSTVVDLNRESLRLNSMISNNSIATQRLSASQEALKQIATAAEEMNNALITISGSSNSDTINTTVMTVSNSLSTMTSMANQSANGEFLFAGINTDVKPLADYTDTSPAKTAFDNAFTAYFGFAPTDTASVSTIVPSGGFPSMEDFITSTLEPMYTGADWNTDWSNATDQAMTSRITQSETVQTSASANEDGFRYFALAAIVTKELMTIGAPAAAVTVAINKAIDYTGRAITGINSTRSELGLSENRIEKADASLKVQVDIIETSLSSKIEVDAYEASTRVNSLLAMVEASYTLTARIQSLSLVNYL, encoded by the coding sequence ATGCGACTGACCATTCGGCAGGCGCAAAATGAGCTCTTGAAGTCGCAGCAGGAAGTCAGCACCGGCTTCTACGCCGACATCGGCGCCGAACTGGGCAGCAGAACCTCGACGGTCGTTGATCTGAACCGGGAAAGCCTGCGGCTGAACTCGATGATCAGCAACAATTCGATCGCGACACAGCGTCTGTCCGCTTCCCAGGAAGCGCTGAAACAGATCGCCACGGCCGCGGAAGAGATGAACAACGCGCTGATCACCATCTCCGGTTCGTCGAACAGCGATACGATCAACACGACCGTGATGACGGTATCGAACTCCCTCTCGACAATGACGAGCATGGCCAACCAGTCGGCCAATGGTGAGTTCCTGTTCGCGGGTATCAACACCGATGTGAAGCCGCTCGCCGATTACACGGACACGTCGCCGGCCAAGACGGCTTTCGACAACGCCTTTACGGCTTATTTCGGCTTTGCCCCGACCGATACGGCGAGCGTCTCAACGATCGTCCCGAGTGGCGGGTTCCCGAGCATGGAGGATTTCATCACCTCCACGCTTGAGCCGATGTACACCGGAGCCGACTGGAACACTGATTGGTCGAACGCGACCGACCAGGCGATGACCAGCCGCATCACGCAGTCTGAAACCGTCCAAACATCGGCCTCGGCCAATGAAGACGGCTTCCGCTACTTCGCGCTCGCGGCCATCGTTACCAAGGAACTCATGACGATCGGTGCGCCGGCCGCTGCTGTGACCGTCGCCATCAATAAGGCGATCGATTACACGGGCCGTGCCATCACCGGCATCAACTCGACGCGTTCTGAACTTGGTCTTTCCGAGAACCGAATTGAGAAGGCGGATGCCTCGCTCAAGGTTCAGGTGGATATTATCGAAACCAGCCTGTCGAGCAAAATTGAAGTAGATGCGTACGAAGCGTCGACTCGCGTTAACTCTCTGCTTGCCATGGTGGAAGCATCCTACACGCTGACGGCGAGGATTCAGTCGCTGAGCCTTGTAAACTACCTTTGA
- the flaF gene encoding flagellar biosynthesis regulator FlaF translates to MYQFSYAEIMEDGVADAKERERQALDRCIQLLSAAREKKGYSREAIEALFYTRRVWIRLIEDLQNPENQLGDEVRANLISIAIWILKECDRIRKRESENFQGIIDVTTIIRDGLK, encoded by the coding sequence ATGTACCAGTTCTCATATGCCGAGATTATGGAAGATGGCGTCGCTGACGCCAAGGAGCGCGAACGGCAGGCCCTTGACCGTTGCATCCAGCTTCTGAGCGCGGCCCGTGAAAAAAAGGGCTACTCCCGCGAGGCGATCGAAGCTCTGTTCTATACCCGCCGGGTCTGGATCCGGCTGATCGAAGATCTGCAAAACCCCGAGAACCAGCTCGGCGACGAAGTACGCGCCAATCTGATTTCCATCGCCATCTGGATTTTGAAAGAGTGTGACCGGATCCGCAAGCGAGAGTCCGAGAACTTCCAGGGCATCATCGACGTGACAACCATCATCAGGGATGGACTTAAATGA
- the flbT gene encoding flagellar biosynthesis repressor FlbT, whose product MKSTLRISLKSGERIFINGAVLRVDRKVALEFLNDVTFLLENHVLQPEQATTPLRQLYFIAQMMLINPEGKDQSLAMFRKSVIMLLSCFENEEILAELKRIDGMVSSGRAFDALKAIRQLYPIEDRILNNQEMAPATIEQIRKEIAPWR is encoded by the coding sequence ATGAAGAGCACTTTGCGCATCTCGCTCAAGTCGGGCGAACGTATTTTCATCAATGGAGCGGTTCTGCGCGTCGACCGCAAGGTTGCCCTCGAGTTCCTGAACGATGTCACCTTCCTGCTTGAGAACCACGTTCTGCAGCCGGAACAGGCGACCACGCCGCTGCGTCAGCTCTATTTCATCGCCCAGATGATGCTGATCAATCCGGAAGGCAAGGATCAGTCGCTGGCGATGTTCCGCAAGTCGGTCATCATGCTGCTGTCCTGCTTCGAGAACGAAGAGATCCTCGCTGAGCTGAAGCGCATCGATGGCATGGTCTCCTCCGGTCGCGCTTTCGACGCCCTGAAGGCGATCCGCCAGCTCTATCCGATCGAGGACCGCATCCTGAACAACCAGGAAATGGCGCCGGCAACGATTGAGCAGATCCGTAAGGAGATCGCACCATGGCGGTAG
- the flgD gene encoding flagellar hook assembly protein FlgD, whose translation MAVDGVAATTAATTTSSATGSTAGKAAAKASVDYDSFLKLLIAQMKNQDPTDPMDASAQIAQLATFSQVEQSIQMNSNLETLITGNALTNASSYIGKTITSADEKTSGIVASVRVYTDTMVATTTEGKEVPIVVGVRVGTKPTTETSDS comes from the coding sequence ATGGCGGTAGACGGTGTAGCCGCCACTACTGCCGCCACGACGACGTCGTCGGCCACCGGCAGCACGGCAGGCAAGGCTGCCGCGAAGGCATCTGTCGACTACGATAGCTTTCTGAAGCTCTTGATCGCCCAGATGAAGAACCAGGATCCGACCGATCCGATGGATGCCAGCGCGCAGATCGCGCAGCTGGCGACCTTCTCCCAGGTCGAACAGTCGATCCAGATGAACTCGAACCTTGAGACCTTGATCACCGGCAACGCCCTGACCAACGCGTCCTCCTATATCGGCAAGACGATCACCAGTGCCGATGAGAAGACCAGCGGCATCGTGGCCTCCGTCCGCGTCTATACGGACACGATGGTCGCAACGACGACGGAAGGTAAGGAAGTTCCGATCGTGGTCGGCGTTCGCGTCGGAACCAAGCCTACGACAGAGACGAGCGACTCCTGA
- a CDS encoding flagellar biosynthetic protein FliQ: MNEADALDILQAAIWTIIVASGPAVAAGMIVGVTIALIQALTQVQEMTLTFVPKILAIMITIGISAPFVGAQINLFSNLVFSRIQSGF, translated from the coding sequence ATGAATGAGGCAGACGCTCTCGACATTCTCCAGGCCGCGATCTGGACAATCATCGTCGCTTCCGGCCCGGCTGTGGCCGCCGGCATGATCGTGGGTGTGACGATTGCCCTGATCCAGGCGCTGACCCAGGTTCAGGAAATGACACTGACCTTCGTGCCGAAGATCCTGGCCATCATGATCACCATCGGCATCTCCGCGCCCTTTGTCGGCGCCCAGATCAACCTGTTCAGCAACCTGGTTTTCTCTCGGATACAGTCAGGCTTCTAG
- the flhA gene encoding flagellar biosynthesis protein FlhA codes for MAQPPALVIPKASPSGRDIGFAFGIVMILCILFLPIPPFLIDVGLAFSIALSVLILMVALWIQRPLDFSSFPTILLIATMIRLSLNIATTRVILTHGHEGHGAAGGVIAGFSNLVMGGDFVIGLIVFLILITVNFIVITKGATRIAEVGARFTLDAIPGKQMSIDADLSAGIIDEKEAQHRRRELEQESSFFGAMDGASKFVRGDAIAGLIITAINVAGGIIIGYFRHGMELGQAADVFVKLSVGDGIVSQVPALIVSLAAGLLVSRGGTPGSTDQAVVNQLSGYPRALSVAAAMMGALALVPGLPLIPFTVLGGVMAFGAWFIPRQLAAETELKREQEEKKVIQNKEAEKDSVKSVLKTSEIELALGKLVSTRLLGAHQELAFRVGKMRKKFASQYGFVVPEIKVTDDIAIPEKAYQIRIHGTTVASNNLRVGEVLVVTGSGRKPNVPGDEIREPAFGMPAVSVLETFTEELKREGFHPIDNVSVVLTHVSEVIRNNLPQLLSYKDVKVLIDRLDPEYKKLADEICSSHMSYSGLQAVLKLLLAERVSIRNLHLILEAVAELAPHVRKTEQIVEHVRVRMAQQLCGDLTDNGVLRVLRLGSKWDLVFHQALKRDAKGEIVEFDIDPRSLEEFSEQASQVIREFMDRGLPFVLVTSPETRSYVRMIIERLFATLPVLSHVELAKGIEIKILGSIS; via the coding sequence ATGGCGCAACCACCTGCACTCGTAATCCCGAAGGCCAGCCCCAGCGGGCGTGACATCGGTTTCGCGTTCGGGATCGTGATGATCCTGTGCATCCTCTTCCTGCCGATCCCACCCTTCCTGATCGACGTCGGCCTGGCATTCTCCATCGCGCTTTCCGTCCTCATCCTGATGGTCGCGCTCTGGATTCAGCGCCCTCTTGATTTCTCGTCCTTCCCGACGATCCTGCTGATCGCCACCATGATCCGCCTCTCGCTCAACATCGCGACGACGCGCGTCATCCTGACCCATGGTCACGAAGGCCACGGGGCCGCGGGCGGGGTGATCGCCGGCTTCTCCAACCTCGTGATGGGCGGCGACTTCGTCATCGGTCTGATCGTCTTCCTGATCCTGATCACCGTCAACTTCATCGTCATCACCAAGGGTGCCACGCGTATCGCGGAAGTCGGCGCCCGCTTTACCCTCGATGCCATCCCCGGCAAGCAGATGTCGATCGACGCCGACCTTTCTGCCGGTATCATCGATGAAAAGGAAGCGCAGCACAGACGCCGGGAACTGGAGCAGGAAAGCTCGTTCTTCGGTGCCATGGACGGTGCGTCCAAATTTGTACGCGGCGACGCCATCGCCGGCCTGATCATCACCGCCATCAACGTCGCGGGCGGCATCATTATCGGCTACTTCCGCCACGGCATGGAGCTCGGCCAGGCGGCCGACGTCTTCGTCAAGCTCTCCGTCGGTGACGGCATTGTTTCGCAGGTTCCCGCCCTGATCGTCTCGCTGGCCGCCGGCCTTCTGGTGTCGCGCGGCGGCACTCCGGGCTCCACCGACCAGGCTGTCGTCAATCAGCTGAGTGGCTATCCGCGCGCCTTGTCTGTGGCCGCCGCAATGATGGGGGCACTGGCACTCGTTCCCGGCCTTCCGTTGATCCCGTTTACCGTCCTTGGCGGTGTCATGGCCTTCGGCGCCTGGTTCATCCCGCGCCAGCTCGCCGCAGAAACCGAGCTCAAGCGCGAACAGGAAGAGAAAAAGGTCATCCAGAACAAGGAGGCCGAGAAGGACTCGGTCAAGTCTGTCCTGAAGACCTCGGAAATCGAGCTCGCGCTGGGCAAGCTTGTCTCGACCCGTCTCCTCGGTGCCCATCAGGAGCTTGCCTTCCGCGTCGGCAAAATGCGCAAGAAATTCGCCAGCCAGTACGGTTTCGTGGTGCCGGAAATCAAGGTCACCGACGATATCGCCATCCCGGAAAAGGCCTATCAGATCCGCATCCACGGCACGACGGTCGCGTCGAACAACCTCCGCGTCGGCGAAGTTCTTGTCGTCACCGGTTCCGGGCGCAAACCGAATGTTCCCGGCGACGAGATCCGCGAACCCGCCTTCGGCATGCCGGCCGTGTCAGTTTTGGAAACCTTCACCGAAGAATTGAAGCGCGAAGGCTTCCATCCGATCGACAACGTCTCTGTTGTCCTCACCCATGTCTCGGAAGTGATCCGCAACAACCTGCCGCAGCTTCTGTCCTACAAGGACGTCAAGGTGCTGATCGATCGCCTCGACCCCGAATACAAGAAGCTCGCCGACGAAATCTGCTCGTCGCACATGTCCTATTCGGGCCTTCAGGCAGTCTTGAAGTTGCTGCTTGCCGAGCGTGTCTCGATCCGCAACCTGCATCTCATTCTTGAAGCGGTCGCTGAACTCGCGCCGCATGTCCGCAAGACCGAGCAGATCGTCGAGCATGTTCGTGTCCGCATGGCGCAGCAGCTCTGCGGCGACCTCACCGACAACGGCGTCCTGCGCGTCTTGCGCCTCGGCTCCAAGTGGGATCTCGTCTTCCACCAGGCGCTCAAGCGTGATGCCAAGGGCGAGATCGTTGAATTCGACATTGATCCGCGCAGCCTGGAGGAATTCTCCGAACAGGCGAGCCAGGTTATCCGTGAATTCATGGACCGGGGCCTGCCCTTCGTCCTTGTCACGTCGCCCGAAACACGGTCCTATGTGCGCATGATCATCGAACGACTCTTTGCCACCTTGCCGGTCCTTTCGCATGTGGAACTCGCCAAGGGCATCGAGATCAAGATTCTGGGCTCAATTTCATGA
- a CDS encoding flagellar biosynthetic protein FliR, with the protein MISDPQGSVLVLIAIFCRIGACIMTLPGFSSARISMTVRFFLAFSISLAMTPLLFDTVYPRVSGGGASLIGVIVAELLIGMMYGLVPRFYVLGLQFTGSAISMAIGLNTPGSSDVLEDAPDNQMTNLISFGGLLVLFMLDFHHVVFRALFDSYSVMPIGGMPDSQKMLITLTDTLTQTFLLMLRLASPFLIFGLMFNVAVGLVNKLAPQVPVFYISTPYLLLGGLLLVYFTIAAMVMQFGQYFPMIFNF; encoded by the coding sequence ATGATTTCTGACCCGCAGGGGAGTGTGCTTGTACTGATCGCGATTTTCTGTCGCATCGGCGCCTGCATCATGACCCTGCCGGGCTTTTCTTCAGCCCGCATCTCGATGACGGTGCGGTTCTTCCTCGCCTTCTCCATCTCACTGGCCATGACGCCCTTGCTCTTCGACACGGTTTATCCTCGGGTATCCGGGGGAGGGGCCTCACTTATCGGCGTGATCGTTGCTGAACTCCTGATCGGCATGATGTACGGATTGGTCCCGCGCTTCTACGTGCTCGGACTGCAGTTCACCGGTTCGGCGATTTCGATGGCGATCGGCCTCAACACGCCGGGCTCGTCGGATGTTCTCGAAGACGCCCCTGATAACCAGATGACCAATCTGATCTCCTTCGGCGGCCTTCTCGTTCTCTTCATGCTGGATTTCCACCATGTCGTCTTTCGCGCGCTGTTCGATTCCTATTCGGTGATGCCCATCGGCGGCATGCCGGACAGCCAGAAAATGCTGATTACGCTCACCGACACCCTGACGCAGACCTTCCTGCTGATGCTGCGTCTGGCGAGCCCATTCCTCATTTTCGGTCTGATGTTCAACGTCGCCGTCGGTCTGGTGAACAAGCTCGCACCCCAAGTGCCGGTTTTCTATATCTCCACGCCCTACCTGCTGCTTGGCGGTCTGTTGCTGGTTTATTTCACTATTGCTGCCATGGTCATGCAGTTCGGTCAGTACTTTCCGATGATCTTCAATTTCTGA
- a CDS encoding rod-binding protein, giving the protein MAISPPSDLVLDVVRAADPAQVAAAQEQLKANRANFMATSLAEKGAGFGATVDILTRTANAARVEATAEKTEEVGKPPKIYRDFEAVYLTNFVQSMLPDESEEVYGKGNSGEMWKSMMAEQLGTVISEAGGVGIAQQMYDQALQRMRGQDNVNAATDETDRGLAMSWVTDLERRTLGAGADTDNKN; this is encoded by the coding sequence GTGGCCATTTCTCCTCCAAGCGATCTGGTGCTGGACGTTGTCCGCGCTGCTGATCCGGCACAAGTTGCCGCTGCTCAGGAACAACTGAAAGCCAACCGGGCGAACTTCATGGCGACCAGTCTCGCCGAGAAGGGTGCAGGTTTTGGCGCAACTGTCGACATCTTGACCCGTACGGCCAATGCCGCACGGGTCGAAGCCACGGCGGAAAAGACCGAGGAAGTCGGCAAGCCTCCGAAGATTTATCGCGATTTCGAAGCCGTCTATCTCACCAACTTCGTCCAGAGCATGCTGCCGGACGAAAGTGAGGAAGTGTACGGCAAGGGCAATTCCGGTGAGATGTGGAAGAGCATGATGGCCGAGCAGCTCGGCACTGTGATCTCCGAAGCCGGTGGTGTCGGCATCGCCCAGCAGATGTATGACCAGGCGCTCCAGCGCATGCGCGGACAGGATAACGTCAATGCCGCCACGGATGAGACGGATCGCGGGCTCGCCATGAGCTGGGTGACCGATCTCGAGCGTCGCACCCTGGGTGCCGGCGCTGACACCGATAACAAGAACTGA
- a CDS encoding flagellar basal body-associated FliL family protein, translating into MGKILGIGLWVCIVTLGAVYGSIYLATAPAGPSEEETKKAALELVRGEPITIPVIGGGDVTGYFLTRISFMMDKDKVKGQTLPTTELMTDQLFTLLVGNKMVDIGNVSAFDVNSFRDQIKTEMNARLGEGMIDQVLIEQLDYVSKDAARKAADGGSKPMERTQVVEGEKVEEKPASSGH; encoded by the coding sequence ATGGGCAAGATACTCGGAATCGGCCTTTGGGTCTGCATCGTCACGCTGGGGGCCGTCTACGGCTCGATCTACCTGGCGACAGCCCCTGCCGGCCCGAGCGAGGAAGAGACGAAGAAGGCCGCGCTCGAACTCGTTCGCGGCGAGCCGATCACCATTCCGGTCATCGGCGGTGGAGATGTTACAGGATACTTCCTGACCCGCATCTCCTTCATGATGGACAAGGACAAGGTCAAGGGGCAAACCCTGCCGACGACCGAGCTGATGACCGACCAGTTGTTTACGCTGCTGGTCGGAAACAAGATGGTCGACATCGGCAATGTCTCTGCATTTGACGTCAATTCGTTCCGTGACCAGATCAAGACCGAGATGAATGCAAGGCTCGGGGAAGGCATGATCGATCAGGTCCTGATCGAGCAGCTCGACTACGTCTCGAAGGACGCCGCTCGCAAGGCAGCCGATGGTGGTTCCAAACCGATGGAGAGGACTCAGGTCGTCGAAGGGGAGAAGGTCGAGGAAAAGCCGGCATCGTCGGGCCACTGA
- a CDS encoding WecB/TagA/CpsF family glycosyltransferase, whose product MAPVRPILDMPVHDLGWKPALALLEEKLTENRGLTHIAFLNANNANVMMRDPDYREVLGRCLVLPDGIGVDIAARFLHGGRFSANLNGTDFVPAALTFITKPLRVGLLGATSEVLQDAARNFRRHSPWHDFVEISDGYFDRADPTFILKRIEQARIDLLLVAMGTPLQEKWVDKHLTGDHARVVISVGALLDFVSGRVPRAPDWVRQLRSEWLFRLWLEPSRLWRRYVLGIPVFLAHVLRHRFRQPSTLPG is encoded by the coding sequence GTGGCCCCGGTACGCCCGATCCTCGACATGCCCGTCCACGATCTCGGCTGGAAGCCGGCGCTTGCCCTGCTAGAGGAAAAGCTGACCGAGAACCGTGGCCTGACGCATATTGCGTTTCTCAATGCCAACAATGCCAATGTGATGATGCGCGATCCCGACTACCGGGAGGTTCTCGGCCGCTGTCTGGTCCTGCCGGATGGTATCGGTGTAGACATCGCCGCAAGGTTCCTGCATGGCGGTCGCTTTTCGGCCAATCTGAACGGGACGGATTTCGTGCCGGCAGCCCTGACCTTCATCACCAAGCCCCTGCGGGTGGGCCTGCTCGGTGCGACATCCGAGGTGCTCCAGGATGCAGCCAGGAACTTCCGGCGTCATTCGCCCTGGCATGACTTCGTGGAAATCTCGGATGGCTATTTCGACCGGGCCGATCCGACATTCATTTTGAAGCGCATCGAGCAGGCCCGCATCGATCTGCTGCTCGTTGCCATGGGCACGCCTTTGCAGGAAAAATGGGTCGACAAGCACCTGACCGGCGATCACGCCCGGGTCGTGATCAGTGTTGGCGCATTGCTCGACTTCGTCTCGGGACGCGTCCCGCGGGCGCCCGACTGGGTTCGCCAACTGAGATCCGAATGGCTGTTTCGCCTTTGGCTGGAGCCTTCGCGCCTTTGGCGGCGCTATGTTCTCGGCATCCCCGTTTTTCTGGCCCACGTCTTGCGCCATCGGTTTCGTCAGCCCTCAACGCTACCCGGCTGA
- the folD gene encoding bifunctional methylenetetrahydrofolate dehydrogenase/methenyltetrahydrofolate cyclohydrolase FolD — protein MTTVIDGKAAAASVIEAVTSAATTLKTSGHRKPGLAVVIVGDDPASHAYVGAKSRMAKQCGFNSIQHTLPEKTSQEELMTLVASLNADPEIDGILVQLPLPKHLDSEPVIQSILPEKDVDGLHIVNAGKLATGDLKTGLLSCTPAGAMILVRQIHGGDLSGLNALVIGRSNLFGKPMAQLLLNANATVTIGHSRSRDLPELARQADILVAAVGRAEMVKADWLKPGATVIDVGINRVAAPEKGEGKFKLVGDVAFAECKPVAKAISPVPGGVGPMTIAMLMANTVIAAHRRAGMTAPRF, from the coding sequence GTGACCACGGTAATCGATGGAAAGGCAGCCGCCGCTTCGGTGATCGAAGCGGTAACCTCAGCAGCGACGACACTCAAGACCTCCGGCCATCGCAAGCCGGGCCTGGCCGTGGTCATCGTCGGCGATGACCCGGCAAGCCACGCTTACGTCGGTGCCAAGAGCCGGATGGCCAAGCAGTGTGGCTTCAACTCGATCCAGCACACCTTGCCCGAGAAGACCTCTCAGGAAGAGCTGATGACGCTGGTCGCTTCGCTCAATGCCGATCCCGAGATCGATGGTATCCTCGTCCAGCTCCCGCTTCCCAAGCATCTCGACAGCGAGCCGGTGATCCAGTCGATCCTGCCGGAAAAGGATGTCGATGGCCTGCACATCGTCAATGCCGGAAAGCTTGCGACTGGCGACCTGAAGACCGGCCTTCTCTCCTGCACACCGGCTGGCGCAATGATCCTCGTGCGCCAGATCCATGGTGGCGACCTGTCCGGCCTGAATGCACTGGTCATCGGCCGTTCGAACCTCTTCGGCAAGCCGATGGCGCAACTGCTGCTCAATGCCAATGCCACCGTCACCATCGGCCATTCGCGCAGCCGCGACCTGCCGGAGCTCGCCCGTCAGGCGGACATCCTGGTCGCAGCTGTCGGCCGCGCCGAGATGGTCAAGGCCGACTGGTTGAAGCCCGGTGCAACCGTCATCGATGTCGGCATCAACCGTGTCGCAGCGCCTGAGAAGGGCGAGGGCAAGTTCAAGCTGGTCGGCGATGTCGCCTTTGCCGAATGCAAGCCGGTAGCCAAGGCGATCTCGCCGGTTCCAGGCGGCGTCGGCCCCATGACGATTGCCATGCTGATGGCCAACACCGTGATCGCCGCCCATCGCCGGGCCGGCATGACTGCGCCGCGCTTCTGA